One part of the Mariniblastus fucicola genome encodes these proteins:
- a CDS encoding S1 family peptidase has product MGQISRTPSHHSRFAFAILCSCILLSSSQANAQVGKNSGLWKWTPIAEHHHSIVEIHSAGGVGTGVVVEIDETKPLKGGHEGYVLTAWHVVQDDNGEGLVKVKFRNGKRAKKCRIVHADEHKDVALLWVWVPDGVPASPVATDSIQGGDELEFAGLGGGSNLSCCIRHFSATASTPSSLEKIFADVPLLPGDSGGPVFNEKHEVVGIISGGWFWFNSGITTPTGTSIRTTWPARASNVGPLQTLISKKNEKLASTEAVNKKF; this is encoded by the coding sequence ATGGGACAGATTTCACGAACACCAAGCCACCATTCACGTTTCGCATTTGCAATTCTTTGCAGTTGCATTCTCTTATCCTCCTCTCAAGCCAACGCTCAAGTCGGAAAGAATTCCGGGTTGTGGAAATGGACTCCAATCGCCGAGCATCATCACTCGATTGTTGAAATCCATTCCGCTGGCGGCGTTGGTACAGGTGTCGTTGTCGAAATCGACGAAACCAAACCGCTTAAAGGCGGCCACGAGGGCTACGTCTTGACGGCGTGGCATGTCGTTCAGGACGACAACGGAGAAGGACTTGTAAAAGTCAAATTTCGCAACGGAAAGCGAGCCAAAAAGTGCCGCATCGTTCACGCCGACGAACACAAGGATGTCGCCCTACTTTGGGTTTGGGTTCCGGACGGAGTCCCGGCATCGCCAGTCGCAACGGATTCGATCCAGGGCGGCGACGAGCTTGAGTTTGCCGGCCTCGGTGGCGGTTCAAACCTGAGTTGCTGCATTCGTCATTTTTCTGCAACCGCTTCAACGCCATCGAGCCTTGAGAAAATCTTCGCCGACGTGCCTTTGCTACCTGGCGATTCTGGCGGCCCCGTTTTCAACGAAAAGCATGAAGTTGTGGGCATCATTTCCGGCGGCTGGTTCTGGTTCAACAGCGGAATCACGACTCCGACTGGAACTTCGATTCGAACCACGTGGCCGGCACGAGCAAGTAACGTGGGGCCGCTGCAGACTTTGATTTCGAAGAAGAATGAAAAACTGGCTTCTACCGAAGCAGTCAACAAGAAGTTCTAA
- a CDS encoding Glu/Leu/Phe/Val family dehydrogenase: MNDHTPRKHHMNAFETVQHYFNRAADQLELDSSWRKLMMMPSREITVEVPVEMDDGRLETLVGFRVQHNNARGPMKGGLRYHHEVDLDEVRALASLMTWKTAVVNIPYGGAKGGICVSPRELSVKEKERITRKFIDQIHEIIGPDKDIPAPDMGTDSRTMAWIRNQWEKYHGFNPACITGKPVEDYGAKGREEATGRGVGILAFKLLKRLGHRPPETRVIIQGFGNVGSHAAKFMHESEFKIIGISDVSGGYINEDGLDIPAALHHVIENRTLEGFSGAKKISNDELLIHDCEMLIPAALGGVIHSENVNDIKAKIIIEGANGPVDADADEVLFERGVAVLPDVLANAGGVTVSYFEWVQNRQYYSWDLNRVRQQLDAILSAAFEEVWQESQNANVSLRTAAFMLAVNRVRKSMELAGI; this comes from the coding sequence ATGAACGACCACACTCCGCGCAAGCATCACATGAATGCTTTTGAAACTGTCCAACATTATTTTAATCGCGCTGCCGATCAATTGGAGCTCGATTCTTCGTGGCGGAAGCTGATGATGATGCCCAGTCGCGAGATCACCGTCGAGGTTCCCGTTGAGATGGACGACGGTCGACTTGAAACCCTGGTCGGCTTTCGTGTTCAGCATAACAATGCTCGCGGCCCGATGAAGGGAGGACTGCGGTACCACCACGAAGTCGATCTTGATGAGGTCCGTGCGTTGGCTTCTTTGATGACCTGGAAAACGGCCGTCGTCAACATTCCTTACGGCGGAGCCAAGGGCGGGATCTGTGTCAGCCCGCGTGAGTTGAGCGTCAAAGAAAAGGAACGCATCACTCGAAAGTTCATCGACCAAATTCACGAGATCATTGGACCGGACAAAGACATTCCTGCGCCTGACATGGGCACGGATTCCAGAACGATGGCCTGGATTCGCAACCAGTGGGAAAAATACCACGGGTTCAACCCGGCTTGCATCACGGGCAAGCCGGTCGAGGATTACGGAGCCAAAGGTCGCGAAGAGGCAACCGGTCGCGGGGTAGGTATCCTCGCTTTCAAGTTGCTCAAGCGGTTGGGGCATCGTCCGCCAGAAACCAGAGTCATCATTCAGGGCTTTGGCAACGTGGGTTCGCATGCTGCGAAGTTTATGCATGAGTCCGAGTTCAAGATCATCGGCATCAGCGATGTTTCCGGCGGCTATATCAATGAAGACGGGCTCGACATCCCCGCGGCACTGCATCATGTGATCGAGAACCGTACGCTGGAAGGTTTTTCCGGCGCGAAAAAGATCAGCAACGACGAGCTGTTGATTCACGATTGCGAGATGCTGATTCCGGCGGCTCTTGGCGGCGTGATCCATTCGGAGAACGTCAACGATATCAAGGCAAAGATTATCATCGAAGGAGCCAACGGTCCGGTCGACGCGGATGCGGACGAAGTTCTGTTCGAGCGCGGCGTCGCCGTGTTGCCGGATGTGCTTGCCAATGCCGGCGGTGTCACGGTTAGCTATTTTGAGTGGGTGCAGAACCGGCAGTACTACAGTTGGGATTTGAATCGAGTCCGTCAGCAGTTGGATGCGATCCTTTCGGCTGCGTTCGAGGAAGTTTGGCAGGAATCGCAAAACGCGAACGTCAGCTTGCGTACTGCTGCGTTCATGTTGGCCGTCAACCGTGTGCGGAAATCGATGGAGTTGGCAGGGATTTAA
- a CDS encoding peptidylprolyl isomerase, whose product MIRRFLIGLAISIVCVGSCNDAWCCQSSIAAVVNDQEISLNVVHYFLDRSLKHLPQAADRVDRNADVVGAGVEHCIDREVILQHLQSGRFKTSEDELDRRVEEQKARLELSGKSFEQFLTDANLSEKEFRRELLWNASWRKYASTFVTVDHLEKQFELKRKYLDGTTLHVAQILWKSSDAETMLTARKVHMALISGKIDWPTAVTAHSESASATNDGDLGSISYSGPMPRDFTKVAFELEEGEFSEPFVSPFGIHLIRCVEITPGKKTFEDVAEELRVFETNRLSQLVADRHRPKADIKIEVQTDFSK is encoded by the coding sequence GTGATTCGACGATTCCTGATCGGATTGGCCATCTCCATTGTCTGCGTTGGCAGTTGCAACGATGCCTGGTGTTGCCAATCTTCAATCGCCGCCGTAGTCAACGATCAGGAGATTTCACTCAACGTCGTGCACTACTTTCTCGACCGTTCGTTGAAGCACTTGCCGCAAGCTGCAGATAGAGTGGATCGAAACGCGGATGTGGTTGGCGCTGGTGTCGAGCATTGCATTGACCGAGAAGTTATTCTGCAACACCTCCAGTCCGGCAGATTTAAAACGAGCGAAGACGAACTCGATCGGCGGGTTGAAGAACAGAAAGCCCGACTGGAACTTTCCGGAAAAAGTTTTGAGCAATTCCTGACCGACGCAAATCTCTCGGAAAAGGAGTTTCGACGCGAGTTGCTTTGGAACGCGTCCTGGCGAAAGTATGCCTCGACGTTTGTCACGGTCGACCACCTCGAAAAACAGTTCGAGCTAAAACGAAAATACCTCGACGGCACGACCCTTCACGTCGCACAAATTTTGTGGAAAAGCAGTGACGCGGAAACCATGCTCACGGCCCGCAAAGTTCACATGGCGCTGATTTCCGGCAAAATCGATTGGCCAACCGCAGTGACTGCTCATTCTGAATCCGCGTCGGCAACCAACGATGGCGACCTTGGCTCGATTTCATATTCAGGTCCGATGCCGCGGGACTTCACCAAGGTTGCTTTCGAACTTGAAGAAGGTGAATTTTCTGAGCCGTTTGTTTCGCCGTTCGGAATCCATCTGATTCGATGCGTGGAGATAACTCCCGGCAAGAAAACGTTCGAAGACGTCGCGGAGGAATTACGAGTCTTCGAAACGAATCGCCTTTCTCAGCTGGTTGCAGATCGTCATCGCCCCAAGGCAGACATCAAAATCGAAGTGCAGACTGACTTCAGCAAATAG